One Candidatus Poribacteria bacterium genomic window carries:
- a CDS encoding type II toxin-antitoxin system VapC family toxin — MYYFYFDASAFVKRYTQELGSDKVNFLFANVPHDRLMCLILGAVEVIWVLVRKRNDNRLTNDDFRQAGINLDYEVIDNQSGFRTIPVPNSLIWRSMDLIEIHSLNSVDAIVLRSALDIAAACRDTSDELVLVASDQGLLRAASNEELLVFNPEIHPEQMLTDWLAVP; from the coding sequence GTGTACTATTTTTATTTTGATGCCAGTGCTTTTGTAAAACGATATACACAGGAACTTGGCAGTGATAAAGTCAATTTCCTTTTCGCTAATGTGCCTCATGACCGCTTAATGTGTCTCATTCTCGGTGCAGTTGAAGTTATCTGGGTGCTTGTGCGAAAAAGAAACGATAACCGCCTCACGAATGATGATTTTCGTCAAGCTGGCATTAATCTTGATTATGAGGTGATTGATAATCAGTCAGGTTTCAGAACCATCCCTGTTCCGAATTCGCTGATTTGGCGTTCAATGGATTTGATTGAAATCCATTCACTCAATAGCGTTGATGCAATTGTATTACGTTCCGCGTTGGATATTGCAGCAGCATGCCGTGACACTAGTGACGAGCTTGTTCTCGTTGCGTCTGATCAAGGGTTACTGAGAGCCGCAAGCAATGAAGAACTCCTTGTTTTTAACCCAGAAATACATCCGGAACAGATGTTAACAGATTGGCTTGCCGTGCCGTAA
- a CDS encoding phytanoyl-CoA dioxygenase family protein encodes MTPKQRYLFDVTGYLHLENVITGDALAEAAEAVDRYITTPPDELPPGFEQKGLHQHGFAFDKSLECLTMHTALWPIIKELTDNQPRFGRGSLKHDKHDLWEVGERASVNPGGLHCARDDYGWYSTRYEVDNGRIYCDNFVCFPYFTDVYPGDGGLIVIPGSHKSEFARPKELLTLNEEDGIDPLEDPVFVNITPKAGDIVIISELLTHGVLRWKPKDRDRRFLVLRYFPQYSGTHSFPQPILDRLSPETLELVESAAYGHIKEIAKQDAVTLTV; translated from the coding sequence ATGACACCGAAACAACGTTACCTGTTCGATGTAACAGGATATCTCCACTTAGAAAACGTCATCACTGGCGATGCATTAGCAGAAGCCGCTGAAGCCGTCGATAGATACATAACGACACCGCCTGATGAATTGCCACCAGGCTTTGAGCAGAAAGGACTCCATCAACACGGATTTGCTTTCGACAAATCGCTTGAATGTTTAACGATGCATACGGCACTGTGGCCAATTATCAAAGAGCTGACAGACAATCAACCACGGTTCGGCAGAGGTTCCTTGAAGCATGATAAACACGATTTGTGGGAGGTTGGTGAACGCGCAAGTGTGAATCCGGGCGGACTGCACTGTGCACGCGATGACTATGGATGGTATAGCACACGTTACGAGGTTGACAACGGACGCATCTACTGCGATAACTTCGTCTGTTTTCCGTATTTCACAGATGTCTATCCGGGTGATGGCGGACTCATCGTAATCCCGGGATCGCATAAAAGCGAATTCGCTCGACCAAAGGAGCTGCTGACACTTAATGAGGAAGACGGGATTGATCCGCTTGAAGATCCTGTTTTTGTCAATATTACACCGAAGGCGGGCGATATTGTAATTATTTCGGAGCTGCTAACGCACGGTGTGCTACGTTGGAAGCCAAAAGACCGAGATCGACGGTTCCTCGTCCTGCGGTATTTCCCGCAATACTCTGGTACGCATAGCTTCCCGCAACCTATTCTGGACCGGTTATCGCCTGAGACATTGGAATTGGTGGAATCTGCGGCGTATGGTCATATCAAGGAAATTGCAAAGCAGGATGCGGTTACGCTGACGGTGTAA
- a CDS encoding sigma-70 family RNA polymerase sigma factor, with product MEKEDDVQLIYNILSGDDEAFSVLVQKYQKSVHAFVWRKIGDFHHAEEITQDTFLQVYKKLPTLKDPHQFTQWLYVIANRLCIDWMRKKKLTVQSIEDTPIAEIEKSAYTRYLSEQRRIEISERRREIVKKLLAKLPESERTVVTLYYLGEMKVKEISRFLGISVSTINTRLHRARKRLQESETFLTSTAGENSEMHERHIELCTQNLIAIGKAIQTYRQERKDFPEWLSDLHPKYLPDASVFICPADGEDGKAGFLPNTDLVAISKIIGRIGFLRDIDPRMPVSYGYQLAPEYRDKKNEQRLVFGDVIPLVRCQHHVNEDFDALNLNFSSQIYRSSTIWEHTPEDMYGSHAAALTAIEEILARHPDDERYPDSKRFFDLYPQLVRLHTLLGNEQSAAALIERLKSGMIQDFQGYQVLFDLLKTVERYEDLLAFFQVAEQQYPDNKFIFYKLADIHQRLGNTALAEAYERKSNPGYEWVGKPVPDFSVIALDGNPISLRDYYGKVVLLHFWKVWNDFGTAETSDIKKVYDTYKGAGFDIIGVCLDTEEAILRNYTMLRNYIKANDIQWRQICDAAAYSLSQQYDIAGVPELWLIDREGKLITHEASRENLEMLVAEAVKAQFQD from the coding sequence GTGGAAAAAGAAGACGATGTTCAACTCATTTACAATATTTTGTCCGGCGACGACGAGGCATTCAGTGTCTTAGTCCAAAAATACCAAAAGAGCGTTCACGCGTTCGTGTGGCGGAAAATCGGTGACTTTCATCACGCCGAAGAAATTACGCAGGACACCTTCCTACAAGTTTACAAAAAACTTCCGACACTCAAGGATCCTCATCAATTTACTCAATGGTTGTATGTTATCGCAAACCGGCTTTGCATCGATTGGATGCGAAAGAAGAAACTTACGGTACAATCAATAGAAGACACACCAATAGCAGAAATCGAGAAATCCGCTTACACACGTTACCTATCGGAACAACGGAGAATAGAGATCTCCGAGCGTCGCCGTGAGATCGTCAAAAAACTTTTGGCAAAACTGCCAGAGAGTGAACGCACGGTCGTGACGCTCTACTATCTCGGCGAAATGAAGGTCAAAGAGATTAGCAGATTTTTAGGCATCTCTGTAAGCACGATTAACACCCGTCTGCATCGGGCGCGAAAGCGTTTACAGGAATCTGAAACATTTTTGACCTCTACTGCAGGAGAGAATTCCGAGATGCACGAGAGGCACATAGAACTTTGCACACAAAATTTGATCGCTATTGGTAAGGCAATTCAGACCTACCGGCAGGAACGCAAAGATTTTCCTGAATGGCTCTCAGATCTTCATCCGAAATATTTGCCAGATGCATCGGTCTTCATCTGTCCCGCGGATGGCGAAGATGGGAAGGCAGGTTTTCTTCCGAACACAGATTTGGTTGCAATCAGCAAGATAATTGGAAGGATAGGTTTTCTCCGGGACATAGATCCGAGAATGCCCGTAAGTTACGGGTATCAGCTTGCTCCGGAATATCGAGATAAGAAAAATGAACAACGTTTGGTATTCGGTGATGTCATACCACTTGTCCGTTGTCAACATCACGTGAATGAAGACTTTGACGCTTTGAACTTAAACTTTTCTTCTCAGATTTACAGGTCTTCCACGATTTGGGAACACACGCCGGAAGATATGTACGGTAGCCACGCAGCGGCTCTCACTGCTATTGAAGAAATACTTGCGCGACACCCTGATGATGAGCGTTATCCTGATAGTAAGCGTTTCTTTGATCTCTACCCGCAGCTTGTCAGACTCCACACCCTATTAGGCAACGAACAATCAGCGGCTGCCCTTATTGAACGTCTCAAGTCGGGAATGATACAAGACTTTCAGGGGTATCAGGTGCTGTTCGACCTACTCAAGACGGTGGAGCGATACGAGGATCTGCTTGCGTTTTTTCAGGTAGCGGAGCAGCAGTATCCAGACAATAAATTCATCTTCTATAAACTTGCCGACATTCATCAGAGGTTAGGCAATACTGCGCTCGCTGAAGCGTATGAGCGCAAGTCTAATCCGGGATACGAATGGGTTGGAAAACCTGTCCCTGACTTTTCTGTGATCGCCCTTGATGGGAATCCGATTTCGCTTCGGGATTATTATGGGAAAGTCGTCTTGCTTCACTTTTGGAAGGTCTGGAACGATTTTGGCACCGCGGAAACGTCAGATATTAAGAAAGTTTACGATACCTATAAAGGTGCGGGATTCGATATTATTGGAGTCTGCCTTGATACTGAAGAAGCGATACTGCGTAATTATACTATGCTGCGTAACTACATTAAAGCAAATGACATTCAGTGGCGACAAATTTGCGACGCGGCAGCGTATTCACTTTCACAACAATATGATATCGCTGGTGTTCCTGAACTGTGGCTCATTGATAGAGAAGGCAAGCTAATTACACACGAAGCGAGCAGGGAAAATTTAGAAATGCTTGTCGCGGAAGCAGTGAAGGCACAATTCCAAGACTAA
- a CDS encoding ABC transporter permease subunit codes for MFPIWVIAKREFTENILSLRLFIGLIVCLALFVASTHVLMEDYEKRLSVHNAAETEHRNALEAVKVYSYLRLDIAKPPEPLSVICLGMERQLGSTVKVSYEDVPTEAKILGGGNPLLNIFSAVDAVLMVQIAFSLFVISIAYDVICGERERGTLALVASNPVSKYHILIGKYIGGMASLLVPLAIGWIAAAILINVNPMIEFHTTEWGRFAGLFAALALYLSVFFLLSMLVSAITQRSARALVWLLFLWIVIVFIIPNGAVYIAKQVRPIPSKSVVNIESAALRAAFKEKIRDYGAKHRSSSYFTSERSVISGSQPFAFHVLTGSREAMLWYLDGAGFYIPQRIEYAEQIGNLHQAYYRSLKRQTVLAENLSRLSPAWVYYNISAGLSGTDLRRHERFIQQAQDYRETLMAYMQEQGAFSSISWFTSANLNDMPPQAGLTESDEETFFENVTPKSWDDVERLDLSGMPVFSSGTAWGDVALGGAFPDLVYLIFLNILLFLITGAMFLKSEVR; via the coding sequence ATGTTCCCCATCTGGGTAATCGCCAAAAGGGAGTTCACAGAGAACATCCTCTCCCTCCGTCTATTCATCGGGTTAATTGTCTGCCTCGCGCTTTTCGTCGCCAGCACACACGTACTGATGGAGGACTACGAGAAGCGACTCAGCGTCCATAATGCCGCAGAAACAGAACACCGAAACGCGCTTGAGGCAGTGAAGGTGTATTCATACCTGAGGCTGGACATCGCAAAACCGCCTGAACCTTTAAGCGTTATCTGCTTAGGAATGGAGCGGCAGCTGGGAAGCACGGTAAAGGTTTCCTACGAAGATGTCCCAACGGAAGCGAAAATACTCGGTGGTGGCAATCCGCTGTTGAACATTTTTTCCGCCGTTGACGCGGTGCTCATGGTGCAGATTGCGTTCAGCCTGTTCGTGATTTCGATCGCTTACGATGTTATCTGCGGTGAGCGTGAAAGGGGAACACTTGCACTTGTCGCATCAAACCCGGTCTCGAAATACCATATCCTGATTGGGAAATACATCGGCGGGATGGCGAGTCTTCTCGTGCCACTTGCGATCGGTTGGATAGCCGCGGCGATACTGATAAACGTAAACCCGATGATAGAATTCCACACCACTGAATGGGGTCGGTTCGCCGGACTCTTCGCGGCTTTGGCGTTATATCTCTCCGTCTTTTTCCTGCTTTCAATGCTGGTTTCAGCGATCACCCAGCGGTCAGCGAGAGCACTCGTCTGGTTGCTATTCCTCTGGATCGTAATTGTGTTCATCATCCCAAACGGTGCTGTGTATATCGCAAAGCAGGTTCGACCGATACCCTCCAAATCCGTGGTTAACATAGAAAGCGCGGCACTCAGGGCAGCGTTTAAGGAGAAAATCAGAGATTATGGCGCGAAGCATCGAAGCAGCTCCTACTTTACATCAGAACGCAGTGTGATCAGTGGCAGTCAACCATTTGCATTCCATGTGCTAACAGGATCCAGAGAAGCGATGCTCTGGTATCTCGACGGTGCCGGATTTTACATTCCACAGCGCATTGAATACGCAGAGCAGATCGGAAATCTCCATCAGGCCTACTACCGTTCGCTGAAAAGACAGACCGTTCTGGCTGAAAACCTGTCCAGACTTTCGCCGGCATGGGTCTACTACAATATCTCTGCGGGGCTGTCCGGCACGGATTTGCGGCGGCATGAGCGGTTCATCCAGCAAGCACAAGATTACCGAGAGACACTGATGGCATACATGCAGGAACAAGGAGCTTTCTCAAGTATCAGCTGGTTCACGTCTGCCAATCTCAACGATATGCCCCCACAAGCGGGACTCACGGAATCAGACGAAGAAACGTTTTTTGAAAACGTCACACCAAAAAGTTGGGATGACGTGGAACGGCTTGACTTAAGCGGCATGCCTGTCTTTAGCAGTGGAACCGCGTGGGGAGATGTCGCGCTCGGAGGTGCCTTCCCGGATTTAGTCTACCTGATTTTTCTCAACATTCTGCTGTTTCTGATCACCGGCGCAATGTTCTTGAAAAGCGAGGTGAGGTGA
- a CDS encoding ABC transporter permease subunit, with the protein MLREIIWRELLDHLQSFRFALTLLLVIVLMLTGSVLYIRDYRQQVADYSENVSENLRLLEDKAERGLHSVVSRYLLIYRAPSPLGFIAEGHEKDLPNAFAVDAFDLIGPQTILRRNYTLQRFDALDWVFTVGVILSFAAFAMTYDSISGEAETGTLRLCLSNSLPRVTLLFGKYIGTIISLAIPLIIGICMNVLIILLLGVLPFEPTYWLQIGGVVVFSVLYISVFTTLGMFISCLTRTAPVSLVLLLLVWVCFVVFIPRTGGLLASRLVELPDEKTVARQANDATHEILNRYGRDRFSAHWSPGEPLTRAAKIGDAQQAIYNEYRQQQLHQVKLAQNISRISPTAIYQIGCEALVGTGIKHYEKFFKKAIEYRRSLLQFTYEEYPFNPNLFLEDAERQQLREMEISVDKIPKFDDTASSFSTAFTEVSLDILLLFLSNLVFFMGAFLAFTRYDV; encoded by the coding sequence ATGCTACGTGAAATTATCTGGCGAGAACTGTTAGATCACCTACAGAGTTTCCGTTTCGCCCTGACGTTGCTTCTGGTCATCGTCTTAATGTTGACCGGAAGCGTGCTGTATATCCGCGATTATCGGCAACAGGTCGCAGATTACAGTGAAAATGTCAGCGAAAACTTGCGACTTCTGGAAGATAAGGCGGAGAGAGGCTTGCACAGTGTGGTCAGTCGCTATTTGCTGATATATCGTGCGCCGAGCCCATTAGGATTCATCGCTGAAGGGCACGAAAAAGACCTACCGAACGCCTTTGCTGTGGATGCGTTTGACCTTATCGGTCCCCAAACGATCCTACGCAGAAACTACACACTCCAGCGGTTTGACGCATTGGATTGGGTGTTCACCGTCGGCGTTATCCTGAGTTTCGCAGCGTTCGCGATGACTTATGATAGCATCTCCGGCGAGGCGGAAACAGGCACACTTCGCCTCTGTCTCTCTAATTCACTCCCTCGCGTAACCCTGCTTTTCGGGAAGTACATCGGCACAATCATCAGCCTCGCGATCCCTTTAATCATCGGGATTTGCATGAACGTGCTTATTATCTTGCTTCTCGGCGTTCTACCTTTTGAACCGACCTATTGGCTACAGATTGGTGGGGTCGTTGTGTTTTCAGTCCTCTATATTTCTGTGTTTACGACACTTGGCATGTTCATCTCCTGCCTCACGAGAACCGCACCGGTCAGCCTCGTCCTACTCCTTCTGGTATGGGTATGTTTCGTGGTATTTATCCCGCGGACAGGTGGATTGCTCGCAAGTCGGTTGGTGGAACTCCCTGATGAGAAAACGGTAGCCAGACAGGCAAACGATGCGACGCACGAGATCCTCAATCGATACGGCAGGGATAGATTTAGCGCACACTGGTCGCCGGGCGAACCGCTGACCCGCGCTGCCAAAATCGGTGATGCCCAGCAAGCGATCTACAATGAATATCGCCAACAACAATTGCACCAAGTGAAACTGGCACAGAACATATCCCGTATCTCACCAACGGCGATCTATCAAATTGGCTGTGAGGCGTTGGTCGGGACTGGCATCAAACATTACGAGAAGTTTTTCAAGAAGGCTATCGAATATCGGCGCAGTCTCCTGCAGTTTACCTATGAGGAATACCCGTTCAATCCCAACCTCTTTCTTGAGGATGCAGAACGGCAGCAACTGCGGGAGATGGAAATCAGCGTGGATAAGATTCCCAAATTCGACGACACCGCATCCAGTTTTTCCACCGCATTCACCGAAGTTAGTTTGGACATTCTACTGCTGTTTCTATCCAACTTGGTTTTCTTTATGGGGGCGTTTCTGGCGTTCACGCGCTATGATGTGTGA
- a CDS encoding HAD-IA family hydrolase, translating into MAVKAVIFDLFNTLVSEFDLNRPSHTEVAQTLQLSVKEFQQEYQNLRLARLTGQFSDYTAILRHIVQKLGGKSTEETIKTLAERRYSAGATHLRRIDPKILDMLNEVTASGIRFGLISNTEGSPVLDWENSPLARFFQVTVFSNLVGMVKPDPDIYQHTCKNLGVAPSDCIFIGDGNSDELRGAAQIGMSPFCAAWFLHQHTDLLGEDIVMRRAAGYPVLYHPSEVADRVRDICAAC; encoded by the coding sequence ATGGCTGTAAAAGCAGTTATCTTCGATTTATTTAACACACTCGTCTCAGAATTTGACCTCAACCGCCCTTCACACACGGAAGTCGCGCAGACTTTGCAGTTGTCGGTGAAGGAATTCCAGCAGGAATACCAAAATCTTCGGTTAGCTCGACTTACCGGACAATTCTCAGATTATACGGCGATTTTGCGTCATATCGTTCAGAAACTTGGAGGTAAATCCACCGAGGAGACAATTAAAACACTCGCTGAACGCCGCTATTCCGCGGGTGCGACACATTTGCGTCGCATAGATCCCAAAATCCTTGATATGCTTAATGAAGTCACTGCTTCAGGTATTAGGTTCGGTCTTATCAGTAATACCGAGGGTTCTCCCGTGTTGGATTGGGAAAATAGTCCTTTGGCACGCTTTTTTCAGGTGACGGTATTTTCCAATCTGGTCGGAATGGTCAAACCCGATCCTGACATCTATCAACACACATGTAAGAATTTAGGTGTTGCCCCTTCAGACTGCATATTCATAGGCGACGGCAATAGTGACGAACTTCGAGGCGCAGCGCAGATTGGGATGTCCCCGTTTTGTGCGGCGTGGTTTCTCCATCAGCACACAGACCTGCTTGGAGAGGATATCGTGATGCGTCGAGCAGCAGGCTATCCAGTGTTGTATCATCCATCAGAGGTGGCTGATCGGGTGCGAGATATTTGTGCCGCCTGTTAA
- a CDS encoding class I SAM-dependent methyltransferase, which yields MMKQKYYYHEHLADYAELKAEGFMSRGELYGNPDDFSDFSSKSFLIETLPRLDLKPDAQVLELGCGTGPVACFLAQLGYRVHGIDIIPDAIDKAKAVAAEQCLDIQYEVLDVCQLPQEGEAYHLIVDSFCSQSMVTDPDRDAMFSRVKSRLAKNGYFLMSCCVFEPDREDTKIQIVDSTTGKVYTRFDQDALWDSDTETCYSLFQPDPFRPSVGPEDYEGTICVNGTWYIHQRCYRTPKNLRLELERHGFTVLEQNGEVTENAICVHQ from the coding sequence ATGATGAAACAAAAATACTATTACCACGAACATCTCGCAGATTATGCTGAACTCAAGGCAGAGGGATTCATGTCAAGAGGAGAACTTTACGGGAATCCCGATGATTTCAGTGACTTCTCTTCCAAATCCTTCTTAATAGAAACCTTGCCACGTTTAGACCTTAAGCCAGATGCCCAAGTGCTTGAACTCGGATGTGGGACAGGTCCTGTCGCATGCTTTTTAGCGCAATTAGGTTACCGAGTCCATGGAATAGACATCATTCCTGATGCCATTGACAAAGCGAAAGCGGTTGCTGCCGAGCAGTGTTTAGACATCCAATATGAGGTATTAGATGTCTGCCAATTGCCACAGGAAGGCGAGGCATACCATCTCATTGTTGACAGTTTCTGCTCACAAAGCATGGTTACCGATCCAGATAGGGATGCGATGTTTTCAAGAGTCAAGTCTCGACTCGCCAAGAATGGCTACTTTCTGATGAGCTGTTGCGTTTTTGAACCTGATCGAGAAGATACCAAAATACAGATTGTTGATAGCACAACAGGGAAAGTTTACACCCGCTTTGACCAAGATGCACTCTGGGATAGCGACACCGAAACGTGCTACAGTCTATTTCAGCCAGATCCTTTCAGACCCAGTGTCGGACCCGAAGACTATGAAGGAACGATTTGTGTCAATGGCACTTGGTACATTCATCAGCGGTGTTACCGAACCCCTAAAAATTTGCGGTTAGAACTGGAGCGTCATGGGTTCACAGTTCTCGAACAGAACGGCGAGGTAACTGAGAACGCTATCTGTGTCCATCAATAG
- a CDS encoding DUF5916 domain-containing protein has protein sequence MEKIGRVQWSCTLIWIPILLLVTPLFANTQQNTRRSIQATWVENPPVIDGDLTDSVWQHADIATDFFRAKEGEIHPAELDTEVRVLYDENMLYIGVRCEEPDMKSLRETKTRRDSAVWQNDCIEVMLDTYHDQRNCYIFAINTLGTQTDERVGNESAFDMSWDAKWEAKVKKHANHWTAEFAIPFREVRFNRADTTWGINFWRVRPINGQSHSWAETAFFSRVSEYGDLTGLNLESVKTEQKLGVLPYGTYRALVDRPNDLDGGLDLILPISTHLTSNVTLNPDFSQLESDPTQINISSDRELFLPERRPFFREGAELFELPLDLFYTRRVQEIDVGAKTTGRIGGSNFAVINAYGKMIDRYDGDKKKQVNLLAGRINHDIGERTVIGAMGIHKHQADRDVALLSLNGRFGLHRDLTAASQYAIDLIDGEMHWAYHTAMEWIREGWLGEVQLEEIQDGFRPNEMGLEDEAFRRARAHLRYRHEFPASHFVESFWVDTRHSHQTNAQGLLREWLSESRFYIDVGRFNFFTSGGFGRLREVGQLFHTKFIRADIDYQAPWGQLSVLNRFGTRRDEFNRFTSFSGGINLFGKFTIDLDLENFFWRAYRNTLIFRLRSNYQFTKKIGWRIYVERVDERMVDEVTYNLNSIFDYEFTPESHLFFVVVDSLPGDRAVFAKLAYLFEPSLPGFAQFN, from the coding sequence ATGGAAAAAATTGGACGTGTGCAATGGTCATGCACACTCATTTGGATACCGATACTGCTTCTGGTTACACCACTTTTCGCAAATACACAACAAAATACAAGACGCTCCATTCAGGCAACTTGGGTGGAGAACCCACCCGTTATTGATGGGGATTTAACAGACTCGGTCTGGCAACACGCCGACATCGCGACCGATTTCTTCCGAGCAAAGGAGGGAGAGATACATCCGGCTGAATTAGACACCGAAGTTCGGGTGCTGTACGATGAGAACATGCTTTATATTGGTGTGCGTTGTGAGGAGCCGGACATGAAAAGTCTCCGAGAAACAAAAACGCGTCGGGATTCAGCAGTCTGGCAGAACGACTGTATTGAAGTGATGCTCGATACCTATCACGATCAGCGCAACTGCTATATTTTTGCGATCAACACACTCGGCACACAAACGGATGAGAGGGTCGGCAATGAGAGTGCTTTCGACATGAGTTGGGACGCGAAGTGGGAGGCGAAAGTCAAGAAACACGCCAATCATTGGACAGCGGAATTTGCGATCCCGTTTCGTGAGGTCCGTTTTAATCGGGCGGATACCACCTGGGGCATCAACTTTTGGCGGGTGCGTCCGATAAATGGTCAATCTCATTCATGGGCAGAGACGGCTTTTTTCTCACGCGTATCGGAGTATGGCGATTTAACCGGACTGAATTTGGAAAGCGTTAAAACAGAGCAGAAACTTGGGGTGCTTCCCTACGGCACCTATCGCGCGCTCGTGGATCGTCCCAATGACCTCGATGGTGGGTTAGACTTGATCCTTCCGATTTCAACGCATCTCACCTCGAATGTGACGCTGAATCCCGATTTTTCACAATTGGAAAGCGATCCGACGCAAATTAATATCTCAAGCGACCGGGAGTTATTCCTTCCAGAACGCCGTCCGTTTTTCAGGGAGGGTGCTGAGTTGTTTGAGTTGCCGCTGGATCTGTTCTATACGCGGCGCGTCCAAGAGATTGATGTCGGTGCGAAAACGACAGGTAGAATCGGCGGTTCTAATTTCGCGGTCATCAATGCCTACGGCAAAATGATTGATCGCTATGATGGGGATAAGAAAAAACAGGTGAATCTCTTAGCCGGACGGATTAATCACGACATCGGTGAACGGACTGTCATCGGCGCGATGGGAATACACAAACACCAAGCCGATCGAGATGTCGCACTCCTATCGCTGAATGGGCGATTTGGATTGCACCGAGACCTGACAGCAGCCTCGCAGTATGCCATTGATTTGATTGACGGCGAGATGCATTGGGCATACCACACCGCGATGGAATGGATTCGCGAAGGTTGGCTTGGTGAGGTTCAACTTGAGGAGATTCAGGACGGCTTTCGTCCAAACGAGATGGGGCTTGAGGACGAGGCGTTCCGTCGGGCACGTGCCCATCTTCGTTACAGACATGAGTTTCCAGCGTCGCATTTCGTGGAATCTTTTTGGGTGGATACGCGTCATTCCCATCAAACCAACGCGCAAGGATTGCTGCGGGAATGGCTGAGCGAGTCGCGTTTCTACATCGACGTCGGGCGGTTTAACTTCTTCACTTCCGGTGGATTCGGACGGCTTCGAGAGGTCGGTCAACTTTTCCATACCAAGTTCATCAGAGCAGATATTGATTATCAGGCACCGTGGGGACAGTTATCGGTTCTCAATCGTTTCGGCACCCGTCGCGATGAATTCAATCGGTTCACCAGTTTTTCCGGGGGTATTAACCTTTTCGGCAAGTTCACGATTGATCTGGATCTTGAGAATTTCTTTTGGCGTGCATATCGAAATACGCTCATTTTCCGGCTCCGCAGCAATTACCAATTTACGAAAAAAATCGGTTGGCGAATTTACGTTGAACGCGTAGATGAGCGGATGGTAGATGAGGTCACCTACAACCTCAATTCGATCTTCGACTATGAATTTACGCCGGAGAGTCATCTCTTTTTTGTGGTTGTGGATAGTCTACCGGGGGATCGTGCTGTGTTTGCAAAATTGGCATACCTTTTTGAGCCGAGTCTTCCGGGTTTCGCTCAGTTTAATTGA
- a CDS encoding NUDIX hydrolase — MIQKIEEQDGYMLLYFGKPPADVGKIEFVNCLAHQHNQILFCKWRDNNIWTLPGGRAEPGETPEETAHRELLEETGATLKNLEVLCYIHCFMFDHEYWGIAYLGEIEALGNPLDLEEVSEASLFSHFPENLTNPGPFGNQSKALYLAAMHKLSETKD, encoded by the coding sequence ATGATTCAAAAGATCGAGGAACAAGATGGCTACATGTTACTCTATTTCGGAAAACCACCGGCGGACGTAGGGAAAATTGAGTTTGTCAATTGTCTCGCGCATCAACATAACCAGATACTTTTCTGCAAATGGCGTGATAACAACATTTGGACGCTACCGGGGGGGCGCGCCGAACCCGGGGAAACGCCTGAAGAAACTGCACATCGAGAACTTCTGGAGGAGACCGGTGCAACGCTGAAAAATCTTGAGGTGCTGTGTTATATTCACTGCTTCATGTTCGATCACGAATACTGGGGAATCGCTTATTTGGGGGAAATAGAAGCATTAGGTAACCCACTCGACCTTGAAGAAGTTAGTGAAGCGAGTTTGTTCTCACACTTTCCAGAGAATCTGACTAATCCAGGACCCTTCGGAAATCAAAGCAAAGCATTGTATCTCGCCGCAATGCATAAACTCTCAGAAACAAAAGATTAG